The segment AAAATCAATGTCTCAGATGTTAATTAAGTGTTTATCATTTTTCTTCTATACAGGTACGAGAAGAGGCATTCGAACATCCCAGCTCATGTCTCTCCTTGCTTCCGTGTCAAGGAAGGCGACCATGTCATCATTGGCCAATGCAGGTAATGATTCGATTCATTTCACTAACTTGAATATCtctgtttattttgttttctagtcCAAACTGATTTGATCTTCTTGTTATTGGGTAATTGCAGGCCATTGTCCAAGACTGTGAGGTTCAATGTGTTGAAGGTGATACCAGCTGGTGCTTCTGCTTTCTCAAAGAAGGCTTTCACTGGAATGTAAGGAGGGATTTTCTTGGATAGTGTTGAGATCTACTACTATTTTATCCATTTTATCTATTGAGAATTTCACATTTAATTTTCAAGATTTTAATGCACTATGATTTTTGTCTACTTGTTATAGCTTTTTAATCCCAGTTTCGAGATATCCctgtgttttattatatttcttaaacaattaaaaatcaGTTACCAGGGTCTAATAAGTTAAAGTAGAAAATATCTTTgttgaatttatttttctagAGAAACTTGCACGTACATAATCAAATCAGAAAAGAATAATTGTGATTCAGTTATGTTTTCATTGAATAAAAAGCTATCGAAAATGAAGTACAGAACTCAAATCTTTGATAtgtcataaaaagaaaaatccgAGTTTGGTATGAAATCATCCAAAGAGTTGTTTGTTTTCATAAAAACGTTCCAACCAGTCTTCTCTCTTTTGATAGAACAATGTCTTGAGCATAACTATATCTTCGAGGTGATTGATCCACAACAAGACCTTGATCTAACCATTCGGAGAAGAAAAGACTTGTCGAAAAGCTTGGTACTTGAGCCTTCCGTAGCACAAGTTGTATTCTACATATGCCCACATAAGTACTTATAGATTCATTTGTAGGTACGGAATGCTTATGTATATACACTTCACTTCACACTGTACATATTTCTAATCTTAATAAAATGGTAATGTATGATCACAGTAACCGTTTCTTTTTGGATCATCGCTCCCGGTCATCTTATGCGATTCATAGTCTTCATTCACTCTCATGAAAATTCTATAGCCAAGGGAACCAAATATCGCTGAACAGATGGATTTGTATTAACCGGTTTAGTTTACAACTGGCTATTTTACCTGAAGATCTGCTTACTTCAGAAACATACTATTTTAGTTCACTGATACATCCTGAATATTAACATATAAAGGTCAGACAAAACATGATTGACCAAAGTAAACTTTATCTCCAGCCTTGAGTAAATGAGTGAACGACTTTGATTCATCATCATTACCTTTCTACAAGATCTGCAAGAACAATGAACGTCTACCCTTCCTTCTACTTCCGTGCATTTTCCTCACTGCAGAACTATATGTACGGGAAAGCTAgtcaactttaaaaatatagagcaAAAAAACATATACCAACGTAAATAATTCGACTTCAATAGTTTTAAGGCGGGGAAGATAACTGTcggttatgtttttttttttgaacaacaaacaGTCGGTTATGTTCAAAATAAAGAAAGTGTCGGTTAGTGTATAGAACACTCGGACACCCACGTTACTTTCAGACTGGACCTATGTGGCCCCCTCTTACCTGCTCGCTGCGCTGGAAATTATTCGAGACagcttttattcttattattatttttatctcttTATAATTATCAGACACCTCTTTCTTCTTCAGTGCTACTAACCAATCAACCACTAATCTCTCTCAGCCGCCGTATCCTCCCAAAATGGCTCTTCTCCGGCCAGCAGCCACCGCATTGATACTCATCTTGCAACTCTTCACTCTCTCAAACGCCCACAACATCACCAAAATCTTGGCCAAAGACCCTGCCTTCTCCACTTTCAACCACTACCTCTCAGCCACTCATCTCGCCGACGACATCAACCGCCGCCAAACGATCACCGTCTTGGCCGTCGACAACTCGGCGATGAACTCCATCCTCTCCAAAGGCTACTCCCTCTACACAATCCGCAACATCCTCTCCCTCCACGTCCTCGTCGATTACTTCGGCGCCAAGAAACTCCACCAGATCACCGACGGCTCCACCTCCACCGCGTCCATGTTCCAGTCCACCGGATCCGCCACGGGAACCTCCGGCTACGTCAACATCACCGACATAAAAGGCGGGAAAGTCGCTTTCGGCGTCCAGGACGACGACAGCAGGCTCACGGCTCACTACGTCAAGTCCGTCTTCGAGAAGGCTTACAACATCTCCGTCCTCCACATCAGCCAAGTCCTGACCTCCCCGGAAGCTGAGGCTCCCACCGCGAGCCCCAGCGACCTCGTCCTCACCGCGATCCTCGAGAAGCAAGGATGCAAGGCCTTCTCCGACATGC is part of the Raphanus sativus cultivar WK10039 chromosome 5, ASM80110v3, whole genome shotgun sequence genome and harbors:
- the LOC108843279 gene encoding fasciclin-like arabinogalactan protein 2; this encodes MALLRPAATALILILQLFTLSNAHNITKILAKDPAFSTFNHYLSATHLADDINRRQTITVLAVDNSAMNSILSKGYSLYTIRNILSLHVLVDYFGAKKLHQITDGSTSTASMFQSTGSATGTSGYVNITDIKGGKVAFGVQDDDSRLTAHYVKSVFEKAYNISVLHISQVLTSPEAEAPTASPSDLVLTAILEKQGCKAFSDMLKSTGADKTFQDTVDGGLTVFCPSDAAVGKFAPKFKALSAANKTALVLYHGMPVYQSLQMLRSGNGAVNTLATEGDNKYDFTVQNDGEDVTLETDVVTAKIMGTLKDQEPLIVYKVDTVLLPREIYKAVKKAAAPAPKSSKHKPKNAVADGPSADAPGADDDGEVADDKNGAVHVMIKGSSVLVSAIVWLCFGI